The proteins below are encoded in one region of Microbispora sp. NBC_01189:
- a CDS encoding SGNH/GDSL hydrolase family protein, which yields MARPAHRLTMAALALAVTGATTALPTAPVQAASPATANAPANAPANVTAASRAAASSSASAASSAASRRKGDTPARQRLVGAWTTSTDRVVAALGGQTVRMVVRVSAGGGGTRLRLSNVFGTAPVTFAHVHVGAQAYGAEILTGTNRQVTFGGRKSVRVPAGRAVWSDPIPGRIVAGSALVVSLFLPGTVGGITGHERAYATTFLSDPGDHAAEETADGFTYTSTQWYFLDRIAVETTSKAGSVVAFGDSITDGAGQNTDANRRWTDYLRQRMVRVSPSRRMAVLNAGIAGNRLLRSGIGPSGLSRFYRDALTQPGVRTVVVFMGINDISRGEYTSIKPLAYGYKRLIALAHARKIKVVGATLTPFYGFGTWTPEREDVRLRLNQWIRTSKAFDGVLDFDRAVRDAEFPEQLAASYDSGDHLHLSDAGRRRLAYTVNLRAL from the coding sequence ATGGCACGGCCGGCTCACCGGTTGACCATGGCCGCTCTTGCCCTCGCCGTGACCGGCGCGACCACCGCGCTCCCCACGGCACCGGTCCAGGCGGCGTCTCCGGCGACCGCGAACGCGCCGGCGAACGCCCCAGCGAACGTCACGGCCGCGTCTCGCGCGGCGGCGTCGTCGTCGGCTTCGGCGGCCTCGTCGGCGGCCTCCCGGCGGAAGGGGGACACGCCCGCCCGGCAGCGCCTGGTGGGCGCCTGGACCACCTCGACCGACCGCGTGGTGGCGGCTCTCGGCGGGCAGACCGTGCGGATGGTCGTGCGCGTGAGCGCCGGCGGAGGCGGAACGCGCCTGCGCCTGTCCAACGTGTTCGGGACGGCGCCGGTGACCTTCGCCCACGTCCACGTGGGCGCCCAGGCGTACGGCGCGGAGATCCTCACCGGCACGAACCGGCAGGTCACCTTCGGCGGCCGGAAGTCGGTGCGGGTGCCGGCCGGGCGGGCCGTCTGGAGCGATCCGATCCCGGGCCGGATCGTCGCCGGCTCCGCCCTGGTCGTCAGCCTCTTTCTGCCGGGCACGGTCGGCGGCATCACCGGGCACGAGCGCGCCTACGCCACGACGTTCCTGTCCGACCCCGGCGACCACGCGGCGGAGGAGACCGCCGACGGCTTCACCTACACCAGCACGCAGTGGTACTTCCTGGACCGCATCGCGGTCGAGACCACGTCGAAGGCGGGCTCGGTCGTCGCCTTCGGCGACTCGATCACCGACGGCGCGGGCCAGAACACCGACGCCAACCGCCGCTGGACCGACTATCTGCGGCAGCGCATGGTCCGGGTCTCGCCGTCGCGCAGAATGGCGGTGCTCAACGCGGGCATCGCCGGGAACCGGCTGCTGCGCTCCGGCATCGGCCCGAGCGGTCTCAGCCGGTTCTACCGCGACGCGCTCACCCAGCCCGGCGTACGGACCGTCGTCGTGTTCATGGGCATCAACGACATCTCCCGGGGTGAATACACCTCGATCAAACCCCTCGCGTACGGGTACAAGCGGCTGATAGCCCTCGCGCACGCCCGCAAGATCAAGGTGGTGGGCGCCACGCTCACCCCGTTCTACGGGTTCGGCACCTGGACGCCGGAACGCGAGGACGTCAGGCTGCGGCTCAACCAGTGGATCCGCACGAGCAAGGCGTTCGACGGCGTCCTCGACTTCGACAGGGCCGTGCGCGACGCCGAGTTCCCCGAGCAGCTCGCCGCGTCGTACGACTCGGGCGACCATCTGCACCTGAGCGACGCCGGCCGGCGCAGGCTCGCCTACACGGTGAACCTCCGCGCCCTGTGA